The Flammeovirga yaeyamensis genome segment ATCAAGTTTATATGCCATCAAATTAGCCATTGATGAATTGCAATTGGGTAAAGCCGATATGATGTTGGCAGGTGCTGTAAGTGGTGCCGATCCATTGTTTATTCACATGGGCTTCTCTTATTTCCATGCATATGCTCGTATGAATGAAAAGTCAGCTCCTTTAGATAATACTTCAGGAGGATTGACATCATCAGAAGGAGCGGGTATGGTGGTCTTGAAAAGACTAAGTGATGCGCAAAAAGATGGTGATAAAATCCTAGCAGTTATTGATGGTGTAGGTCTATCGAATGATGGTAAAGGGAAATTCCTTTTAAGTCCTAATCCAAAAGGACAAAAGCTATCTTTCGAAAGAGCTTACAAAGGCACCAACTTAACTCCAGGAGAAATTGATTATCTAGAGTGTCACGCAACAGGTACGCCACTAGGTGATACCACAGAGATCAATTCAATCAGCGATTTCTTTGCACAAGAAGAGGTAAGACCTCCATTCTTAGGTTCAGTAAAATCGAACATGGGACACTTGCTAACAGCTGCCGGTATGACAGGTATGTTGAAAGTGATCTTGGCGATGCAAAAGAAATTTATCCCAGCTACAATCAAAATTGATGGTGCTGTACATTCCAACGATCAAAAGGTCGGTAGAGATCAAATGATGTTGGAAAATAAAGAATGGCCACAAAAAGGAGAGTTACCTCACGCAGGTATCAATGCTTTCGGTTTTGGTGGTACAAATGCCCACATGATCTTATCCGCTTACGATGAGAAAGTAGAGGCAGAAAAAGAACAGATTACATCACCCAAACAACCTCTTTCAATTGTTGGCATGGATCTTCACTTCGGTGGATGTGCCAGCTTGGAAGATTTTTATTTATCACTTTATCAGGGTCAGCAATTCTTCAAGGACCTTCCGGCCAATCGTTGGAAAGGTATGGAAGAATTGGAGACCCTGAAGAAAGGATTGGGGTTAGAAGATATAAAACGCTTGAAAGGAGCGTGGTTGGAAGAATTTGATTTGGATATTCTTCGATTCAAAATCCAACCGAAAGAAGCGGAACGTTTAACGTTGCAGCAGACTTTAATGTTAACAGTGGCAGACCGAGCATTACATGATGCAGGTTTGAAAGAACTCGAAGGAAAAGGAGCCAACATTGCCGTATTAACAGCAATGGAATCTGAATTGGAAATCCACCACCGTATGGGACGTTGGGATCTAATTTGGCAGGTAGAGAAAGCATTGGAAATGGCAGGTCTAGAAATGGATGTGCAGAAAAAAGAATCACTTTCTGATGTTTTAAAGAACTCTGTATTCCAAGCCTTCGAAGACCACTCTCCATCGGAACACACAGGCTTTATCGGTAACATTATCTCAAGTAGAGTTTCTGCTCTTTGGGATTTTACTGGACCTTCATTCACAATTTCATCCAACGAAAATGCGGTGTATAAAGCATTGGATGTAGCGAGAAATATGTTGGCTTTAGGTGAAGTAGATGCCGTAGTAGTAGGTGCCATCGACTTGGCCGGTAGCATGGAAGGTGTATTGAGCCGTCATGTTTTAAACCCAGTCAATACAGGTGATATTTCATTCGGTTGGAACACAGAAACAAACGGTTGGAATATCGGTGAAGGTGCAGGTGCTATTGTGATCAAGAGAGCTGAAGACGCGAAAAACGATCGTGTGTATGCTCAAATTGATGATGTAGCCATTGTACAATCTGATTTATCATCTCTGAATGGTGAAATTAACCCTCAAGCCGTAGCACAAGGAGCAGAAGAATTATTACAAAGTAATGGTTTGAATGCCTCTGATATCGGATTGTTGGAAGTGTCAGCATCAGGTATTCCTTCTGAAGACAAAGCAGAGATTGAAGGATTAACATCAGTATATCAATCAGAAGACGAGAAACTGACATGTGCCTTAGGTTCGGCCAAAGCCACTGTAGGTCATACGTTCTCAGCTTCAGGTATCGCTTCGATTATCCGATCAGCTTTAGCTTTATACCACAGATTTATTCCAGCTACTCCACAGTGGTCGGGGCCTAAATTTGAGGAGAAATTTAAAAACACACCTTTCTACGTTCCTCAGGTATCTTCACCATGGGTAGTAGAAGAAGGAAAAGATACATTAAGAGCAGCGATCTCAGGTTTAGCGACTGATGGTTCTTCGGCACATGTTTTAATGTCAGAAGGATCTCACCCTCAACTGGACGAGCGTAGCCCTTACTTAGCCAAAGGAGGAGAACGTTTATTCCCTCTATCTATTGAAAGACCGGCGGGTATTAACGAGCAACTGTTAGGGATTCTAACAGATGTGGAGACCTTAGGTTTCAATGAAACATCAGACAAACTTTGTGAGGCATTTAACCCTGCAGCACCTATTAAACCAATTTTCGTTGCTAAAAACGAGAAGGAATTAATGCGTGATGTTGCCTTCTTCCAAGCACATATGAAAGATGCTTATAAAGGAAAGAAAGCGTTACAAATGCCAACAGGTAGTTACTACAATCCTAACCCAATCGGGAAAGATGGAAAAGTAGCTATGGTCTACCCAGGTTCTGGTGCAGCTTATCAAGGTTTTGGTGCATCTTTATTGCAGATGTTCCCAAGCTTATATGACCACATCAAAGATTCTGTAAACTACCCGAACAGAGCGTTCTTTACAGAATATTTATACCCTAGAACACTGAAAAAGCCAACGGCTGAGGAAATCAAATTACAAGAAGAGAATTTGGGAACCAATGCACTTCCTGTCATGGCAATTGGTGTTGCCTTTGCGACGGCCTATACAGTGCTTCTTCAAGATATCTTAAAAGTAAAAGCAGATTCTTTGGCAGGGTATAGCATGGGGGAAACGTCTAGCTTATGGTACGGTCAAGGACTTTGGGATGGACATCAAGTAGATGAAAAATTCTTAGAGTCGAATATCTTCTCTGAAGTGGTTGGCGGTGCAATGACTGTTCTTGGTGAAGAATGGGGCATGGACGCTGCTACTGCAAAATCAAAATGGAGAAGCCGTTTGATTACCCTAAATGCACAGACACTTGGTTATGCAACGCTAGAAGATTGGTTTAGAAACGAGGTGGAAGGGAAGTACGAAAGAGTGTACTTAACGTTCATCAATACCGATTCTGAAATCATATTGTCTGGTGATAATGACATCCTAGAAGAGATCATGCAAAAGTATGCCCTTTCTTCGGTGACATTAACCATCAACAACTGTGTGCACCATCCATTTATCCGTAGAGTAACGGAAGAATTCATTACGATGCACAACCTTCCATTACAGAAGGAAGTGACAAAAACAGTGTATTCTGGTGTAACACAAAAACCTTTAGTGATCAATGAAGAGGTGATTGCCAACAACGCCAAAGAGGTATGTTGTCAAGAAGTGAACCTTCCGAAATTGATTAGAAGTATGCATGCGGATGGTCATCAATTATTTATTGAAGTGGGGGCAAATGCCACGCTTTCGAGATGGATTGGTGAGATCTTAAAAGGAGAAGAGCATGCAACAATTGCTACAGACCGTAAAGGATCTGATTCATTGAAAAGCTTCATGGGTATGATCGCTCAATTGTTAGGTCAAGGAGTAGAACTTGATCTTCAAGCCATCATCGCCAAAACATCAATGAAAGGCATTCAAAAGAAGAAAATCTTTAAAACTTTACATACTGGAGGAAATCGCTTTAAAGAATTTGCATTCACTGCAGAGAACAAGGCAGCCTTCATAAATTCAACGAACAGAGTCAACACCGCAGAACCTGTATTGGCAGGAGAGGAGTTCGACATGTTTGCTTTATCAGAAAAAGAAGAACAAACTACCAAAGATATGGATAAGAATTCAACCTTAGATGTGATTGAAAATAAGGTGAAACAAAAGATCGCTGAGAATGGCTTGGCGCTTTATGATTTCGATGCACCTGATTACAAAGCGAGCAAGAAAGATGCAATCTGGAATGAACAAGATCTATTGACTTTCGCTACAGGTAAAATTGCTGACGTATTTGGTCCAGAGTACTCAATTATCGACACGTATCCTTGTCGTGTAATGTTGCCAATGCCTCCATACTTATTGGTGAGCCGTGTAACAAAATTGAATGCCAAAACAAACGAGTACAAGCCATCGAGCTTAACAACGGAATACGATATTCCTTACAACTCATGGTTCGCTACAGACGGTCAAATTCCTTGGGCAGTAGCAGTAGAATCTGGTCAGTGTGACTTATTATTGATTTCATATTTGGGGATTGACTTCCAAAACAAAGGAGAGTACAAATACCGTCTACTAGACTGTACATTGACTTTCTTGGACGATCTTCCATTCGAAGGACAAACATTACGTTACGACATCAGCATCGATAGCTATGTTCGTAATGGTAACAACTTATTATTCTTCTTCCGTTACGACTGCTATGTTGAGGACAGAATGGTATTGAAGATGCGTGGCGGATGTGCCGGTTTCTTCAACGAAGCTGATTTGGCAGAAGGTCAAGGTGTAGTCTACAAACCAGAGGAATTAGAAGAAAGAAACAACCGTAAGAAGCAATTCTTCGAGCCACTTTTACACTGTGATAAAACTACTTTCAACCAAGAGGAGCTTTTAGCGTTAACTCAAGGTGATTTAGAAGGTGTATTTGGTTCGGATTACAATACATTAGGTAGAAACAAATCATTACGTCTTCCTCCAAAAGATATCTTGATGTTGGACCGTATCACTAAGTTAGATATTAAAGGTGGTCATGCTGGTCTAGGATGGATTGAAGCAGAGAAAGATTTGAAAGCCGACGATTGGTACTTCCCTTGTCACTTTAGAGATGACGAAGTATTAGCAGGTTCATTACAAGCTGAAGGCGGTGGACAGTTATTACGTTTCTTAATGTTATACATGGGTATGCAGCGTTTAACAAAAGACGCTCGTTTCCAACCTGTATTAGACATCCCTCAAAAAGTAAGATGTCGTAAAGAGGTAAACGCTAAAGATGGTAAGCTAATTTATCGTATGGACGTGAAGGAAGTAGGTTTAGTTCCTGAGCCATACGTAGTAGCTGACTTAGAAATTATCTATGACGGATTGTCGTCTGTATACTTCGAAAACTTAGGTCTTCGTTTACAAGAAAAAGACAACCCTCAATATAAAAAGGACTTAGCCAACACGAACCACGGTGTGTATGTGAAGCCAGTGAACAAGCCCGTTTTATTAGACGAAGGCGACATCACTCAATTCGCATTAGGTCCGGTATACAAATGTTTCGGCGATGAGTACAAAGTATTCGAAGGACGTTCATTATCACGTCAGCCAAACACGGATCTTCAAGTAATCTCTAGAGTTTTATCAATCAGCAATGAGAGACATGACTTTAGTAACAATCCAACAATCATTTCAGAATATGATGTTCCTGTAGACGCATGGTACTTCAAGCAAAATGCTTCTCCAGTAATGCCTTATTCAGTATTGATGGAAGTAGCCCTTCAACCATGTGGTTTCTTAGGTGCTTACTTGGGATCAACTTTATCTGTGCCAGACAAAGACTTATTCTTCCGTAACCTAGACGGTGACGGCGAGATGTTAGTAGACGTTGACCTTAGAGGTAAAACAATCACCAACAAAGTAGTGATGACGTCGCATACCAACCTTGCAGGTACAGTATTGCAACGTTACACTTTCGAACTTTCAGTGGATGGAACAGTATTCTACGTAGGTCAATCATCATTCGGATTCTTTACTGTAGCCGACCTATCGTCTCAAGCAGGTCTTGACTCAGGCGAGAAAGTAGCTGCATGGAAAGATGTAACAGCTTACGACAAGAAGAATGCAATCACATTCAACTTAGATTCATTGTTCGGTAAAATGAAGTTGTACAAGTCGACCAACCCAGCTTCTCCAAGATTACACTTGGCAGAAGATCAGTTGAACTTGTTAGACAGTGCTACAATCATAAAAGAAGGTGGTAAGTACGGTAAAGGTTATATCCACGCCACTCGTGCCATCCATAACTACGATTGGTTCTTCACTTGTCACTTCTACCAAGATCCTGTAATGCCAGGTTCATTAGGTGTTGAAGCGATCCACCAAGCAGTTCAAGTTTGGGCATTGCAAAACAACTTAGGTGAGGGCATGACCAATGTAGGTTTCAATCACCACGCTCCAAACAAAACAGTTTGGAAATACAGAGGTCAGATTCTTCAAGGAGATCCAACAATGAACTTGGATTGCCATATCAAAGAGGTGATCAAGGAGAATGGTAAAGTGGTAATTTTAGTAGATGCGAATCTTTGGAAAGGAGATTTGAGAATTTATGAAATTACGGATCTTTCATTGGTGATCAGCTAATTATCCTCCAAAGAGCTTAAGAGGGCCATCCACGTATGGCCCCTCTCGAATGCCCCTCATAAGCTTATTTAATTTCTAAAAAATGAATACAACAGCAATACAAAACAGCGGCTTAAAGACATCCACAAAATCCACTTCCAAGTGGTTCGGTGCTTCAAGCTTTGCAAAATATACAACTGAGGAGATCAAGCAGCAGTTTGAGAAATTGGACAAGCAGCTTTTTGTTATCAGAAACCAAGAAGGAACAGTAGGTGTAGCGGATGGTATGGGTACAGCCACATCATCTGATTTACAATCTGCAGAATTATTAGCCAATATTCCTGCTTATGCTCCAGAAGCATTGGGAGATCCATCGTTCAGAGCAGCTTATGGTTTGAAATATAACTACATGGGTGGTGCCATGGCCAACGGTATTTCATCAGAAGATTTGGTGATTGCCTTAGGTAAGGCAGGGATGCTTTGTTCTTTTGGTGCAGGTGGTTTGATTCCTTCAAGAATCGAGCAAGCAATTGATAAAATTCAAACGGCTTTACCTAACGGACCATATGCGTTTAACTTAATTCACTCGCCAAACGAAGTAGCTTTAGAGCGTGAAGCTTGTGAGTTGTTCTTAAAGCGTGGAGTGAAAGTGATTGAAGCGTCTGCATTTATGGACTTAACGCCATTTGTAGTGAAGTTTAGAGCGGCAGGGTTACGCAAAAATGCGGATGGATCGATCCATATGGAAAACAAGATTATCGCTAAGGTATCTCGTTTAGAAGTAGCGGAGAAATTTATGCGTCCGGCACCAAAGTCGATCTTAGATAAATTGGTAGCAGAAGGTCAGATTACAGCAGAGCAAGCGACATTAGCCTTGTCTGTTCCTATGGCCGATGACATTACAGTAGAAGCAGATTCTGGTGGACATACAGATAACAGACCATTGGTGTCGTTATTGCCATCGGTATTATTGCTAAGAAATAGAATCCAAGAAGAATTGAACTACCCTGAGCAAGTACGTGTAGGTGCTGCCGGTGGTATTTCAACACCTCAATCGGTATTGGCAGCTTTCGCTATGGGTGCAGCATTTGTAGTGACAGGTTCTATCAACCAAGCATGTTTAGAGTCGGGTGCATCAGACCATTCTCGTAAAGTGCTAGCACAAGCGGGTATGACAGACATCATGATGGCGCCAGCATCAGACATGTTCGAATTGGGAGTGAAACTTCAGGTATTGAAGAAAGGTACGTTGTTCGCCTTAAGAGCACAAAAGTTATACGATACATACATCGCTTACGATGGTATCGATGCTATTCCAGCCAAAGAAAGAACAACTTTAGAGAAAACCGTTTTCCAAGATACGTTAGAGAACATCTGGAAAATGTGTATCGAGTTTTTCCAAGAGCGTGATCCAGAACAAATCACAAGATCAGAAAATAATCCAAAGCGTAAGATGGCATTGATCTTCCGTTGGTACTTAGGTCTTTCTTCATCATGGGCTAACCGTGGTGTGAAAGGTAGAGAGTTGGATTACCAAATCTGGTGTGGTCCTGCCATGGGTGCATTCAACGAGTGGGTAAAAGGTACTCCTCTTGAGCAATGGGAAAACCGTAAAGCAGTAGACGTTGCACATGCTTTATTTAACG includes the following:
- a CDS encoding beta-ketoacyl synthase N-terminal-like domain-containing protein, producing MSKKDKIAVIGMGGLFPGSSDLDTFWNNLLDNKDLVTRSDEQTFGQDPERLYHTEKGKLDKCYAVRGGYVRDFQFDPQGYNISKDLLTKQDDQFKWSLHVAQQALQDSGYWQNTKDKNCGVIVGNLSFPTRRSRQIFAPIYADMAGQVFTELTGEQVKVPFANTDYDANIHETLLTNSPSALIAQAVGLTSTNYSLDAACASSLYAIKLAIDELQLGKADMMLAGAVSGADPLFIHMGFSYFHAYARMNEKSAPLDNTSGGLTSSEGAGMVVLKRLSDAQKDGDKILAVIDGVGLSNDGKGKFLLSPNPKGQKLSFERAYKGTNLTPGEIDYLECHATGTPLGDTTEINSISDFFAQEEVRPPFLGSVKSNMGHLLTAAGMTGMLKVILAMQKKFIPATIKIDGAVHSNDQKVGRDQMMLENKEWPQKGELPHAGINAFGFGGTNAHMILSAYDEKVEAEKEQITSPKQPLSIVGMDLHFGGCASLEDFYLSLYQGQQFFKDLPANRWKGMEELETLKKGLGLEDIKRLKGAWLEEFDLDILRFKIQPKEAERLTLQQTLMLTVADRALHDAGLKELEGKGANIAVLTAMESELEIHHRMGRWDLIWQVEKALEMAGLEMDVQKKESLSDVLKNSVFQAFEDHSPSEHTGFIGNIISSRVSALWDFTGPSFTISSNENAVYKALDVARNMLALGEVDAVVVGAIDLAGSMEGVLSRHVLNPVNTGDISFGWNTETNGWNIGEGAGAIVIKRAEDAKNDRVYAQIDDVAIVQSDLSSLNGEINPQAVAQGAEELLQSNGLNASDIGLLEVSASGIPSEDKAEIEGLTSVYQSEDEKLTCALGSAKATVGHTFSASGIASIIRSALALYHRFIPATPQWSGPKFEEKFKNTPFYVPQVSSPWVVEEGKDTLRAAISGLATDGSSAHVLMSEGSHPQLDERSPYLAKGGERLFPLSIERPAGINEQLLGILTDVETLGFNETSDKLCEAFNPAAPIKPIFVAKNEKELMRDVAFFQAHMKDAYKGKKALQMPTGSYYNPNPIGKDGKVAMVYPGSGAAYQGFGASLLQMFPSLYDHIKDSVNYPNRAFFTEYLYPRTLKKPTAEEIKLQEENLGTNALPVMAIGVAFATAYTVLLQDILKVKADSLAGYSMGETSSLWYGQGLWDGHQVDEKFLESNIFSEVVGGAMTVLGEEWGMDAATAKSKWRSRLITLNAQTLGYATLEDWFRNEVEGKYERVYLTFINTDSEIILSGDNDILEEIMQKYALSSVTLTINNCVHHPFIRRVTEEFITMHNLPLQKEVTKTVYSGVTQKPLVINEEVIANNAKEVCCQEVNLPKLIRSMHADGHQLFIEVGANATLSRWIGEILKGEEHATIATDRKGSDSLKSFMGMIAQLLGQGVELDLQAIIAKTSMKGIQKKKIFKTLHTGGNRFKEFAFTAENKAAFINSTNRVNTAEPVLAGEEFDMFALSEKEEQTTKDMDKNSTLDVIENKVKQKIAENGLALYDFDAPDYKASKKDAIWNEQDLLTFATGKIADVFGPEYSIIDTYPCRVMLPMPPYLLVSRVTKLNAKTNEYKPSSLTTEYDIPYNSWFATDGQIPWAVAVESGQCDLLLISYLGIDFQNKGEYKYRLLDCTLTFLDDLPFEGQTLRYDISIDSYVRNGNNLLFFFRYDCYVEDRMVLKMRGGCAGFFNEADLAEGQGVVYKPEELEERNNRKKQFFEPLLHCDKTTFNQEELLALTQGDLEGVFGSDYNTLGRNKSLRLPPKDILMLDRITKLDIKGGHAGLGWIEAEKDLKADDWYFPCHFRDDEVLAGSLQAEGGGQLLRFLMLYMGMQRLTKDARFQPVLDIPQKVRCRKEVNAKDGKLIYRMDVKEVGLVPEPYVVADLEIIYDGLSSVYFENLGLRLQEKDNPQYKKDLANTNHGVYVKPVNKPVLLDEGDITQFALGPVYKCFGDEYKVFEGRSLSRQPNTDLQVISRVLSISNERHDFSNNPTIISEYDVPVDAWYFKQNASPVMPYSVLMEVALQPCGFLGAYLGSTLSVPDKDLFFRNLDGDGEMLVDVDLRGKTITNKVVMTSHTNLAGTVLQRYTFELSVDGTVFYVGQSSFGFFTVADLSSQAGLDSGEKVAAWKDVTAYDKKNAITFNLDSLFGKMKLYKSTNPASPRLHLAEDQLNLLDSATIIKEGGKYGKGYIHATRAIHNYDWFFTCHFYQDPVMPGSLGVEAIHQAVQVWALQNNLGEGMTNVGFNHHAPNKTVWKYRGQILQGDPTMNLDCHIKEVIKENGKVVILVDANLWKGDLRIYEITDLSLVIS
- a CDS encoding PfaD family polyunsaturated fatty acid/polyketide biosynthesis protein encodes the protein MNTTAIQNSGLKTSTKSTSKWFGASSFAKYTTEEIKQQFEKLDKQLFVIRNQEGTVGVADGMGTATSSDLQSAELLANIPAYAPEALGDPSFRAAYGLKYNYMGGAMANGISSEDLVIALGKAGMLCSFGAGGLIPSRIEQAIDKIQTALPNGPYAFNLIHSPNEVALEREACELFLKRGVKVIEASAFMDLTPFVVKFRAAGLRKNADGSIHMENKIIAKVSRLEVAEKFMRPAPKSILDKLVAEGQITAEQATLALSVPMADDITVEADSGGHTDNRPLVSLLPSVLLLRNRIQEELNYPEQVRVGAAGGISTPQSVLAAFAMGAAFVVTGSINQACLESGASDHSRKVLAQAGMTDIMMAPASDMFELGVKLQVLKKGTLFALRAQKLYDTYIAYDGIDAIPAKERTTLEKTVFQDTLENIWKMCIEFFQERDPEQITRSENNPKRKMALIFRWYLGLSSSWANRGVKGRELDYQIWCGPAMGAFNEWVKGTPLEQWENRKAVDVAHALFNGAAYLYRLQYLEMQGVQIDGKYKAASVRY